A single genomic interval of Oncorhynchus tshawytscha isolate Ot180627B linkage group LG15, Otsh_v2.0, whole genome shotgun sequence harbors:
- the LOC112219030 gene encoding prospero homeobox protein 1 — protein MDSPSDLFGRQSSLISPFDLYSDPSTALDLPRHLTPSGGGNGAPYPGANPSYPLIHHLLQPGGAPMRSGGELHLDRYNREEEEGMGGRLVGVGGKRLSGDALVADWSYDMMRVKRLRLESLVKGDGEIGLEEEEEEEEKGRRSVERGNREKGREGRRREREELKEQLEEARGRLKALQEKVWKAFGERPTQEEEKRWTGGEQEEDGDGEMDKEKETAEGITEEEEVGEIDDLSLPFIPSSPHFQGIARRDRKARDHEKRSEEQRNANGGGGVFLEGVLERAAVWMGCGVVRGEWERFGGEQKFAQALKQELGSAVARVIDRVLRLYTQNEPLPPSIHPFTLSPREGGNEGGGGGGVWAALRERRGRERGGGSPPHSNRAPPPHQEQSEALPLITRRPDNRRHHLLPLNNHPNNRTKTLFSLPTPSPSLPASPPSPPHPPRPPPPPSSCHKDSSPFLPPSSCPLPLPLLHYTMQQLFTHSLSHLHPLHKGNPFLPHLTPSSSSSHPSFPPLTVMEGLDRLDGGLQHHHERDGGMRGAGRDGGMDSGMYLGPGSSQEGLSPCHLKKAKLMFFYARYPSSNTLKTYFPDVKFNRCVTSQLIKWFSNFREFFYIQMERFARQAARDGAPCLGREPPLRLGRNTELYRILNMHYNKSNDYQVPDRFVEIAELALREFYTAIQTGRDSDPCWKKSIYKIVCKLDSPVPDSFRLPGCPMG, from the exons ATGGATTCCCCTTCTGATCTGTTTGGTCGTCAGTCCTCCCTGATTTCTCCCTTTGACCTTTACTCTGACCCCTCCACCGCCCTTGACCTCCCCAGACACCTCACACCCTCTGGAGGGGGGAACGGTGCACCCTACCCTGGAGCCAACCCCTCCTACCCCCTCATCCACCACCTGCTGCAGCCTGGTGGAGCCCCCATGAGGTCCGGGGGGGAATTACACCTAGACAGATataacagggaggaggaggaggggatgggtggaCGGTTGGTAGGGGTGGGGGGGAAGAGGCTGAGCGGTGACGCCCTAGTGGCAGACTGGAGTTATGACATGATGAGAGTGAAGCGATTGAGACTGGAGAGTCTAGttaaaggagatggagagataggcttagaggaagaagaagaggaggaggagaaagggaggaggagtgtggagagggggaacagggagaaagggagggaggggaggagaagggagagagaggagctgaagGAACAGTTGGAAGAGGCGAGAGGAAGACTGAAGGCCTTGCAGGAGAAAGTATGGAAAGCATTCGGAGAGAGAcccactcaggaggaggagaagaggtggaccggaggagagcaggaggaggatggtgatggagagatggacaaGGAGAAGGAGACAGCAGAAGGGATCACTGAAGAAGAGGAGGTGGGAGAAATAGacgatctctctcttcccttcatcccctcttctccccattTCCAAGGCATCGCTAGACGAGACCGAAAAGCGAGGGACCATGAGAAAAGGAGTGAAGAACAGAGGAACGCGAATGGAGGAGGGGGGGTGTTTTTGGAGGGGGTTCTGGAGAGGGCGGCAGTGTGGATGGGGTGTGGGGTGgtgaggggggaatgggagcgtTTTGGAGGGGAGCAGAAGTTTGCCCAAGCTTTGAAACAGGAACTGGGAAGCGCTGTAGCTCGAGTCATCGATAGGGTCCTCCGTCTATACACCCAAAACgaacctctacctccctccattcatcctTTCACCCTGTCacccagagagggagggaacgagggaggaggcggaggaggagtGTGGGcagccctgagagagaggagggggagagaacggGGTGGAGGTTCACCTCCCCACTCGAACAGAGCTCCGCCCCCCCACCAGGAACAATCTGAAGCGTTGCCGTTGATTACCCGTCGCCCCGACAACCGCCGACACCATCTTCTACCCCTCAACAACCACCCTAACAACCGAACTAaaaccctcttctccctccccaccccttccccctctctgccagcctcaccgccctcaccaccacacccaccccgccctcctccccccccctcctcttgtCATAAggactcctcccccttcctcccgcCCTCCTCCTGcccgctccccctccccctcctccactacACCATGCAACAGCtcttcactcattctctctctcaccttcatcctctccacaaagggaaccctttcctcccccacctcaccccctcctcctcttcctctcatccctccttccctcccctcactGTGATGGAGGGATTGGACCGGCTGGATGGAGGGCTGCAACATCATcatgagagggatggagggatgagaggagcagGACGGGACGGTGGGATGGATTCTGGGATGTATCTCGGTCCGGGTTCA TCTCAGGAGGGTTTGTCTCCCTGTCATCTGAAGAAAGCCAAACTGATGTTCTTCTATGCTAGATACCCCAGCTCTAACACACTCAAGACTTACTTCCCCGATGTCaag TTCAACCGCTGCGTGACCTCCCAGCTCATCAAGTGGTTCAGTAACTTCCGTGAGTTCTTCTACATCCAGATGGAACGCTTCGCCAGACAGGCTGCCCGCGACGGTGCACCCTGCCTGGGGAGAGAGCCCCCCCTCCGCCTGGGGAGAAACACGGAGCTCTATCGCATACTGAACATGCATTATAACAAGAGCAACGACTACCAA gttcctgACAGGTTTGTGGAGATAGCAGAGTTAGCACTGAGAGAGTTCTACACGGCGATACAGACTGGCAGAGATAGTGACCCCTGCTGGAAGAAATCCATCTACAAGATTGTCTGTAAACTAGACAGCCCTGTTCCAGATAGTTTTAGACTGCCTGGATGTCCAATGGGCtga